One part of the Malus sylvestris chromosome 2, drMalSylv7.2, whole genome shotgun sequence genome encodes these proteins:
- the LOC126608732 gene encoding disease resistance-like protein DSC1, protein MVNLEIFISCNAHFSGCVEYLPNDLRWIDLWGIGLRAIEFGRDEIQGWGSNILQKHILTFNLQSNCHLRHLVTFIMPNSDIRQLKVFQNLAMLTSLNLSGSEFLEKIPNLSGSPNLRKLILNRCKRLVEVDDSVGYLDKLYSLSLYECSRLERFATRLRLRSLQGLYLYGCTRLKSFPEIEAEMESLKYLVISKSGIRELPSSIAYLTGLKYLRANNCENLTGTSLHHIYGLQHLDYIEMDGCPKLVTFGKFSTRLDTSHYNGIPLALFNLRHLHLGGCNLSESDFLVPLQYEPSSLHCWSTVTNLDLSKNNFVSLPDCISNFVILEQLRLQGCKRLREIPHALPPNLRELYLDDCTSLEKIPKLPSGLRRLQLTNCFGLSGDEVAKLENNWLNWNQEFLRCSQLNVTYPGEEIPKRFSYTSKHLTATRIESEWQGAYVGDGEFSFEIPLNLQEREALLGLALSCVFPPRPLSKCIGVGYFDNFRIHINEASDYKEFLWGGKWMEKAHVGLMLVDLEKQGDICKVKFQLPYWARVKMCGVHPLFRKEDERLPLSLGPTSSLGSSDIVDDEYDRQQQWPSLSSNPADDHPKRTQIDHNVPSDIEEEQEQPSTISDLPGVLVSSFVGCLNFWCKPRK, encoded by the exons ATGGTAAATCTTGAAATTTTTATAAGTTGTAATGCACACTTTTCTGGATGCGTTGAGTATCTACCCAACGATTTGAGGTGGATTGATTTGTGGGGAATTGGTTTGAGGGCGATTGAATTCGGTAGAGATGAGATTCAAGGCTGGGGATCCAATATTCTTCAAAAGCATATACTTACATTCAATTTGCAATCCAATTGTCATCTAAGGCATCTTGTCACGTTTATTATGCCAAACAGCGACATCAGACAATTGAAAGTATTTCAG AATTTGGCAATGCTTACATCTTTGAATTTAAGTGGTTCCGAATTCTTAGAAAAAATTCCCAACTTATCCGGAAGTCCAAACCTAAGGAAGTTGATTCTAAATAGGTGTAAACGTTTAGTTGAAGTTGATGATTCTGTTGGATACCTTGATAAACTCTATAGCTTAAGTCTTTATGAGTGCTCTAGGCTTGAGAGATTTGCGACGAGACTTAGATTGCGATCCCTTCAAGGCCTTTATCTTTATGGTTGCACAAGGCTCAAGAGTTTCCCAGAAATAGAGGCCGAGATGGAATCTCTAAAGTATTTGGTCATATCAAAAAGTGGCATAAGAGAATTGCCTTCATCAATTGCATATCTTACTGGGCTTAAATATTTGAGGGCAAATAATTGTGAGAACCTTACAGGTACATCATTACATCACATTTATGGGTTGCAACATCTCGACTATATTGAAATGGATGGATGCCCAAAACTGGTGACATTTGGGAAGTTTTCAACTCGCTTAGATACTTCACATTACAACGGTATTCCATTAGCCCTTTTCAACTTACGCCATCTTCATCTTGGTGGATGCAATTTATCAGAAAGTGATTTCCTTGTGCCTCTTCAATATGAACCATCCAGTCTTCATTGCTGGTCCACAGTAACAAATCTTGATCTGTCGAAAAACAATTTTGTTAGTCTTCCGGATTGCATTAGCAATTTTGTCATCTTGGAGCAGCTTAGATTGCAAGGCTGCAAGAGGCTTCGGGAAATTCCACATGCCCTTCCACCAAATCTAAGGGAATTATATCTGGATGATTGCACATCATTGGAGAAAATTCCAAAGTTGCCCTCGGGGCTTAGGCGTCTGCAGTTGACTAATTGCTTTGGACTAAGCGGCGATGAGGTGGCAAAGTTGGAAAATAATTGGTTGAACTGGAATCAG GAATTTCTTCGGTGCTCTCAATTGAACGTTACGTATCCAGGCGAAGAAATTCCAAAGCGGTTCAGCTATACCTCTAAACATCTAACAGCCACTAGGATTGAAAGTGAATGGCAAGGTGCTTATGTTGGAGATGGTGAATTTAGTTTTGAAATTCCTCTAAATTTACAGGAGAGGGAGGCGTTATTAGGATTGGCTCTATCTTGTGTTTTTCCACCACGGCCTTTATCAAAATGTATTGGAGTGGGGTATTTTGACAATTTTCGTATTCACATCAACGAAGCAAGTGATTATAAAGAATTTTTGTGGGGTGGGAAATGGATGGAAAAAGCTCATGTGGGGCTCATGTTAGTGGATTTAGAGAAGCAGGGAGATATTTGTAAAGTTAAATTTCAACTTCCCTACTGGGCACGCGTTAAAATGTGCGGGGTGCACCCCTTATTCCGCAAAGAAGATGAACGGCTTCCCTTGTCTTTGGGACCAACGAGTAGTCTTGGATCCTCAGATATCGTCGATGATGAATATGATCGGCAACAACAATGGCCTTCCTTATCTTCGAACCCAGCGGATGATCATCCCAAACGCACGCAGATTGATCACAATGTTCCTTCTGATATTGAGGAAGAGCAAGAGCAACCGTCCACAATTTCTGATTTACCAGGAGTTTTG GTCTCGTCCTTCGTTGGTTGTTTAAATTTCTGGTGTAAGCCAAGAAAGTGA